DNA sequence from the Sinorhizobium sp. RAC02 genome:
TACACTCACCCTGAAGCTCGGCACGAGCCGGGACCTGATGTCCGAGGCGTTGATGCAGTCGGCCGACGCCGCATCCCTCAGGGGCGGGCTTTCGGCCGCCAACATTGCCTATTCCATCCTGCGCACGGCCGAGGGCAAGACCGAGCAGATCCGCGCCACCGAAACGACACCGGTCCTGCCGGGTGACATCGTGAAGGTGGATGTCGCTGTCGGAACCCAGTGAGGCGGGCATGCGGATAGCGAAGACACGCCTGATCGGACCTGTCGGTAACGAGGCCTATGCCGCGGTTGCCGTCGCGCTGTCCTTTTTCGTCTTCGCCTATTCCTTCCGCTTCGGCCAGATATCGATCCTCGCCTACTATGCGCTGTGGTTGCCGCTGGTCGTCGTCGATTACCGGCGCGTGCTCGGCAACTACACGCGTTACCTCTGGATCTTCGCCTTCGCCATTTTCGCCTGCCTGTCCGTCTTCTGGTCGCAAGCGCCCGGTGCCACCGCCCGCGCCGGCGTGCAGTACCTTTCCCATGTCGCCTGCGCGCTGATCGCCATGCGGGTCGTCGACACGCGTACTCTCGTGCGCGGAGGGCTGATCGGGACCGGCCTCGTCCTGTTCTATTCGCTTGTCTTCGGCGTCTATCACCTTGATCCGCTGGATGGCACCTACAGCTTCGTCGGCGCTTTCGCCTCGAAAAACCAGCTCGGTTTCTATGCCTCGCTCGCCGTGCTCTTCGCCTTTGCGGCGCTGTTTCTCGGTGCTGAGCGCGGCCTCTGGCGGTTCGCCGCCGTCGGCTGCATCGTGATTGCCCTTTATTGCCTCAAGGCCTCGCAATCGGCGACCTCGGTGTTGACGACGATTGCCATTGCCGGCCTGTGCCTGGCCCTGCGCGGGCTCGAATTGCTGGCGCCGGCCCACCGAAAGATGCTGTTTTTCGGCCTTGCGATCGCAACCGTTCTCACGCTCATCGCCGGGGCTTATGGCGGTGGCTATGAAATGCTGCTCGGCGCCTTCGGCAAGGACGCGACCCTGACCGGCCGCACCTATCTCTGGCAGCAGGGCATCGAGGCAGCAGGCGAGGCGCCCCTTGTCGGCATCGGCTACCAGGCGTTCTGGGTGCAGGGTTTTGCCGAGGCCGAGCGGCTTTGGGCCGCCTTCTTCATCGGCACGCGGTCCGGGTTCCACTTCCACAACACCTTCATCGCCGCCACGGTCGAGACGGGGCTGATCGGCTGCCTGCTGCTCTCCATGGTGTTGATCGTGACGTTTGCCGGGCACCTGCGTCGCCTGCTTTCAGCGGCGCATGATCTGGAGGCGCTGGTGCTCTGCACCGTGGCAGCATTGCTTGTGGTGCGCACCTTCGTCGAAATCGACATTCTGAACCCCTATCACGTGGGTTCCTTCCTGCTCTATTTCGCAGCCGGGAAACTTGCCGATACGCAGCGGAACGTTGCCGTGGAAGACAGGCGGCCCCTGCTTCGCCAGTCCGGGGCGGCGCTGACATGACGGGCGTGGAGCGGCCGGCGGGGCAACGCAGCACGCTTTACGGCATCCAGTATCTGCGGGCTTTCGCCGCGCTTGCGGTCGTGCTTTTCCATGCGGCGGAACGCAGCGGCTACGCCTTTGCCATCGGCGCGGCCGGCGTCGATGTCTTCTTCGTCATCAGCGGCTTCATCATGTGGGTCATCGTGGAGCGGCGTCCCGTCTCACCCGGGCGTTTCCTGATCGACCGCATCCGCCGCATCGTGCCGATCTACTGGCTGGCGACCGCCCTCATGGTGGCGGGCGGGCTTGCCGGCCTGTTTCCCAATCTGGTGCTGACGGCCGGCCATGTCCTTGCATCGTTTTTCTTCATTCCACTGCCCTCGCCGAGCAGCGGCGGTCTCTGGCCGGTGCTCGTGCAGGGCTGGACGCTCAACTACGAAATGTTCTTCTACGTCGTCTTCGCCGCCTGCCTCGCCCTGCCTCGGCGCCTCCTGCTTCCCGCGATGGTGGTCGTATTCGTCGGCCTCGTTGCCATCGGATTTGCGGCGGAGAGCAGCAATCCCCTGTTCGTCACCTATACGCGGCCGATCATCCTGGAGTTCGTCGCCGGCATGTTGGTGGGGCGGCTCTGGCTCGCAGGTCGGGTTCCAAACGCATTCGCTTCGCTGGTCCTGATCGTCGGGGCACTCGCCGGATTTGCGGCGATCGGCATTCTGAGATTGCCTTTCGATGAATGGATCTGTGGGCCGCTCGCCTGTGCGCTCGTCTACGGCACTGCAGCGCTTGAGACGCAGCGCGGCGTGCCGCGGTCAAAGATCCCGGCTGTCCTCGGCGACGCGTCCTATTCGATCTATCTCTGGCACACCTTCGCCATCTCGGTGGTGGCGAAGGTCGGCATGATGCTCGGCCTTGCATCGTGGCTTGTTTTGGTGGCCTCGTTCGCTGCCGGCACGCTGGCGGGGCTCTGCGGTTACTACCTGATCGAACGGCCGCTTCTGCGCGGTGCGGGCGGCATGCTCAAATCGAGGCGCTTGCCCGCCTGAAAAGGCGGAAAGCAGGATCTGGCCCCAGCATCAGATGTGAATGGCGCTACCGCTGAGGCCAAGCGCGGCTTCCTTGATTGCTTCGCTATGGGTGGGATGTGCGTGGCAGGTATAGGCGATGTCCTCCGCGGTTGCGCCGAACTCCATGGCCTGCGTGATCTGCGCGATCATCGTGCCCGCCATGTCACCGACGATATGCGCGCCGAGCACCATGCCCGACCCCGCGTGGCACAGCAGCTTGACGAACCCTTCGGTGCTGCCATTGGCCTTCGCCCGGCTGTTGGCGAGCATGGGAAACATCGAGGCGCGATAGGGTACACCATCCGCCCTGAGGGCCTGTTCGGTCCTGCCGACGGCGGCGACCTCTGGATTGGTGTAGACAACCGCCGGAATAAGGTCGTGGTTGACCATGCCGGGCTTGCCGGCGAGCCGCTCGGCAATGGCGATGCCCTCATCCTGCGCGCGATGGGCCAGCATGGGGCCGCGCGTTACATCACCGAGAGCATAGATGCCGTTCGCGCTCGTCCGCCCGCGCCCATCGACTGGGATGAAACCACCGTCGTCCGGTGCGATGCCAGCCTCTTTCAGTCCGAGATCGTGTGTGTTCGGCCGGCGTCCGGTGGCAACGAGCACGACATCCGCTGCCAGTTCCGAGGTTTTTCCATTCGCAACCGTCAGGGGCAGGTGCACCCCGTCATCATCCACCCTGGCGGCTGAGACGGATGACGAACTCAGGATCGTTAGCCCTTGTTTTGTGAGCAGCTTCGTCATCGTTGCGCGGATATCGTCATCCATGCCCGGAAGGATGCGGTCGGCATATTCGACGATCGTCACCTTCGCGCCGAGACGA
Encoded proteins:
- a CDS encoding O-antigen ligase, whose protein sequence is MRIAKTRLIGPVGNEAYAAVAVALSFFVFAYSFRFGQISILAYYALWLPLVVVDYRRVLGNYTRYLWIFAFAIFACLSVFWSQAPGATARAGVQYLSHVACALIAMRVVDTRTLVRGGLIGTGLVLFYSLVFGVYHLDPLDGTYSFVGAFASKNQLGFYASLAVLFAFAALFLGAERGLWRFAAVGCIVIALYCLKASQSATSVLTTIAIAGLCLALRGLELLAPAHRKMLFFGLAIATVLTLIAGAYGGGYEMLLGAFGKDATLTGRTYLWQQGIEAAGEAPLVGIGYQAFWVQGFAEAERLWAAFFIGTRSGFHFHNTFIAATVETGLIGCLLLSMVLIVTFAGHLRRLLSAAHDLEALVLCTVAALLVVRTFVEIDILNPYHVGSFLLYFAAGKLADTQRNVAVEDRRPLLRQSGAALT
- a CDS encoding acyltransferase yields the protein MTGVERPAGQRSTLYGIQYLRAFAALAVVLFHAAERSGYAFAIGAAGVDVFFVISGFIMWVIVERRPVSPGRFLIDRIRRIVPIYWLATALMVAGGLAGLFPNLVLTAGHVLASFFFIPLPSPSSGGLWPVLVQGWTLNYEMFFYVVFAACLALPRRLLLPAMVVVFVGLVAIGFAAESSNPLFVTYTRPIILEFVAGMLVGRLWLAGRVPNAFASLVLIVGALAGFAAIGILRLPFDEWICGPLACALVYGTAALETQRGVPRSKIPAVLGDASYSIYLWHTFAISVVAKVGMMLGLASWLVLVASFAAGTLAGLCGYYLIERPLLRGAGGMLKSRRLPA
- the lpdA gene encoding dihydrolipoyl dehydrogenase, which translates into the protein MSASHDYDLLIIGGGPGGYSCAIRAAQLGLKTACVEERPTLGGTCLNVGCIPSKTLLHATHLLETARDGHMAGFGIRTGPVSIDLVTLMERKDATVTSLTKGIDSLFRKNGVARLTGRARLAGQGRVDIAGKTVSAASLVIATGSLPATLAGVLVDNAAGIIVDSTGALSLPHVPERLAVIGGGVIGLELGSVWGRLGAKVTIVEYADRILPGMDDDIRATMTKLLTKQGLTILSSSSVSAARVDDDGVHLPLTVANGKTSELAADVVLVATGRRPNTHDLGLKEAGIAPDDGGFIPVDGRGRTSANGIYALGDVTRGPMLAHRAQDEGIAIAERLAGKPGMVNHDLIPAVVYTNPEVAAVGRTEQALRADGVPYRASMFPMLANSRAKANGSTEGFVKLLCHAGSGMVLGAHIVGDMAGTMIAQITQAMEFGATAEDIAYTCHAHPTHSEAIKEAALGLSGSAIHI